The Brassica oleracea var. oleracea cultivar TO1000 chromosome C6, BOL, whole genome shotgun sequence genome includes a region encoding these proteins:
- the LOC106300479 gene encoding uncharacterized protein LOC106300479, with amino-acid sequence MTKVSVGLQLVTTDSKEKLNNIVIKSSLRPNRSIPNISELCFLKTCHLCLKQFAQDKDVYMYKGDLGFCSKECRESQILMDERKELEASTKMMIASYRRCNSGAGKIGNRNLVDDLRRPCRLFIVP; translated from the exons ATGACGAAAGTCTCTGTTGGATTGCAACTTGTGACAACTGATTCTAAAGAAAAGCTAAACAACATAGTCATCAAATCTTCACTGAGACCAAATCGGTCCATTCCAAACATCTCGGAGCTCTGCTTTCTCAAAACATGTCATCTGTGTTTGAAACAATTCGCTCAAGACAAAGATGTTTACATGTACAA AGGAGACTTGGGATTTTGTAGCAAAGAGTGTAGAGAAAGTCAGATTTTGATGGATGAGAGGAAAGAATTAGAGGCTTCTACGAAGATGATGATTGCATCTTATCGACGTTGTAACTCTGGCGCCGGAAAAATTGGGAATCGTAACTTGGTGGATGATCTCCGGCGGCCATGCCGGCTATTTATAGTCCCTTGA
- the LOC106297371 gene encoding uncharacterized protein LOC106297371: MQDINCPLMNLDPQIPAKASALYTDAAWNNTSLAGGLGWVSTKADGSVLFKGTEDRRNVASALLAEAMALKTALSEAVSHCITDIICFSDSKCLIDLITGKKTVVALQGLLHDLGVLSDSCKSISFCFIPRGRNKVADSLAKNAMFHMSNNPCGVSHSVVNSVT; the protein is encoded by the coding sequence ATGCAAGATATCAACTGTCCACTTATGAACTTAGATCCGCAGATACCAGCGAAAGCCTCAGCACTGTATACGGATGCGGCTTGGAACAACACATCACTGGCAGGAGGACTAGGATGGGTAAGCACAAAAGCTGACGGCTCGGTTCTGTTCAAAGGAACTGAGGATCGTCGAAATGTAGCTTCAGCGCTCCTGGCAGAAGCGATGGCTCTAAAAACAGCACTCTCGGAAGCTGTCTCTCATTGTATAACAGACATAATATGTTTCTCAGATTCTAAGTGTCTAATTGACCTCATCACAGGAAAGAAAACTGTGGTGGCTCTGCAAGGATTACTCCATGACCTCGGCGTGTTGAGTGACTCTTGTAAATCTATCTCCTTTTGTTTTATCCCTCGGGGCCGCAATAAAGTCGCAGACTCTCTTGCTAAAAATGCCATGTTTCATATGTCTAACAACCCGTGTGGAGTTAGCCACTCTGTTGTAAACTCTGTTACTTAA
- the LOC106300474 gene encoding translation initiation factor eIF-2B subunit alpha-like: MWRRSASFVLDKHHNNKPISLTPSLDSPPPLSDSMAEVNPNPNPVSAYYQTRAKHHGIVTSDWLEQAQAAVVRYPDKDSPVAGRRPFSVIEEFDNWRQQPDLAEAVAAIRALAAVIRASEATTMMELEIELKKASDTLKSWDTTSISLTAGCDLFMRYVTRTSALEFEDFNAAKARVLGRAEKFGEISYKARKIIAVLSQDFIFDGCTILVHGFSRVVLEILKTAAQNKKLFRVLCTEGRPDKTGVLLAKELAKLDVPVKLLIDSAVAYSMDEVDMVIFGADGVVESGGVINMMGTYQIALVAHTMNKPVYVAAESYKFARLYPLDQKDLEPALRPVDFGVPVPPKVEVERSARDYTPPQYLTMLFTDLGVLTPSVVSDELIQLYL; the protein is encoded by the exons ATGTGGAGAAGATCGGCGTCGTTCGTCCTCGACAAGCACCACAACAACAAACCAATCTCTCTAACTCCCTCCCTCGATTCTCCTCCTCCACTCTCCGATTCGATGGCGGAGGTAAACCCTAACCCTAATCCTGTTTCGGCTTACTACCAAACGCGAGCGAAGCACCACGGGATCGTGACGAGCGATTGGCTAGAGCAGGCACAAGCCGCCGTGGTTCGCTACCCCGACAAGGATTCTCCCGTCGCGGGAAGAAGACCGTTTAGCGTGATTGAGGAGTTCGACAACTGGAGGCAGCAGCCTGATTTGGCGGAGGCGGTTGCGGCGATTCGGGCTCTTGCGGCGGTTATTAGGGCTAGCGAGGCGACTACGATGATGGAGCTCGAGATCGAACTCAAGAAAGCTTCGGATACATTGAAA TCATGGGACACAACTTCTATATCCTTAACAGCGGGATGTGATCTATTCATGCGCTACGTGACTCGAACATCTGCCTTAGAATTTGAAGATTTCAATGCAGCAAAAGCCCGCGTACTTGGACGTGCTGAGAAGTTCGGAGAAATATCTTACAAG GCCCGGAAGATTATTGCAGTACTTAGTCAAGATTTCATATTTGATGGGTGTACTATACTGGTTCATGGCTTCTCCAGAGTTGTTCTTGAAATACTAAAGACAGCAGCTCAGAACAAGAAACTCTTTCGAGTTTTGTGCACAG AGGGAAGGCCAGACAAAACAGGTGTACTGTTAGCTAAAGAGCTTGCAAAGCTAGATGTTCCAGTGAAGCTTCTGATTGATTCAGCTGTGGCCTATAGCATGGATGAAGTAGACATGGTGATTTTTGGAGCCGACGGAGTAGTTGAAAGTGGCGGGGTGATTAACATGATGGGTACTTACCAAATCGCTCTCGTTGCACACACTATGAACAAACCAGTCTATGTAGCTGCAGAGAGTTACAAG TTTGCACGCCTCTACCCGTTGGATCAAAAGGACTTGGAACCGGCCTTGAGACCTGTTGATTTTGGTGTTCCTGTTCCTCCTAAGGTTGAGGTAGAAAGATCTGCGAGAGACTACACTCCACCTCAGTACTTGACTATGCTATTCACTGATCTTGGTGTTCTCACTCCCTCTGTAGTTAGTGATGAGCTAATTCAGCTTTACTTGTAA
- the LOC106297372 gene encoding uncharacterized mitochondrial protein AtMg00310-like → MCWISWDKLTLPKSAGSLRFIEIEEFNDALLAKHTWRLLKDPSSLLGQTLLNKYCCYEDLLTVSAPSSASHSWRGILACREIIRKGMGWVVGDGETIKIWREDWLSTEEQARPVGPPTLSSQNLTINELFRRHSTEWNLEKIKLHLP, encoded by the coding sequence ATGTGTTGGATCTCTTGGGATAAGCTTACTCTCCCGAAGAGCGCGGGTAGTCTTCGATTTATAGAAATTGAAGAGTTTAATGATGCTCTCTTGGCAAAGCACACATGGAGACTGCTGAAAGACCCTTCCTCCCTGCTGGGACAAACCCTCTTGAACAAGTACTGTTGCTATGAAGATTTGCTCACGGTATCAGCCCCAAGCTCTGCCTCGCACAGCTGGAGAGGGATATTAGCATGTAGAGAGATCATAAGGAAGGGAATGGGTTGGGTAGTAGGAGATGGAGAAACTATCAAGATATGGAGGGAAGACTGGCTATCTACGGAGGAGCAAGCACGCCCTGTTGGACCCCCAACTCTCTCATCACAAAACCTGACAATCAATGAGCTATTCCGGAGGCACTCGACGGAATGGAATTTAGAGAAAATCAAACTCCACTTACCTTAG
- the LOC106300478 gene encoding protein LURP-one-related 2-like, giving the protein MVQIHPVQTLPVDSGVREVKSSPYVTTEQESFTIWMRSLVCHSKGCTVYDSKGNLIYRGDNYDSKSCGEVYLMDLYREVLFEFQQSFGLFKSCEGCNSNGTRFRLRKNFKISPRGSSSSYKAVMESSKDDQQSCYKILNHRSVFIIEDGSGRLMAEVKKKQSNVNGLDFGEDVLTMVVEPQVDHSFIMGIVIAYGLLKCKL; this is encoded by the coding sequence ATGGTGCAGATTCATCCTGTCCAAACATTACCGGTAGACTCCGGCGTCAGAGAAGTCAAGAGCTCGCCGTACGTGACGACGGAGCAAGAGAGTTTCACGATTTGGATGAGATCTCTAGTGTGCCATAGCAAAGGCTGCACAGTTTATGATTCCAAAGGAAACTTAATCTATCGAGGGGATAACTATGATTCCAAGAGTTGCGGTGAAGTTTACCTTATGGACTTATACAGAGAAGTCTTGTTTGAATTTCAACAAAGTTTTGGATTATTCAAATCTTGTGAAGGATGCAACTCAAACGGGACAAGATTTCGACTAAGAAAGAACTTCAAGATTTCGCCAAGAGGTTCATCTTCGTCTTACAAAGCTGTAATGGAATCTAGTAAAGATGATCAACAATCTTGTTATAAGATTCTAAACCACAGATCAGTTTTCATTATTGAAGATGGATCGGGAAGATTAATGGCAGAAGTTAAAAAGAAACAATCGAACGTTAATGGTTTGGATTTTGGAGAAGATGTCTTGACAATGGTGGTGGAGCCACAAGTAGACCATTCTTTCATCATGGGTATTGTTATAGCTTATGGTCTTCTCAAATGTAAATTGTGA